A stretch of Cicer arietinum cultivar CDC Frontier isolate Library 1 chromosome 5, Cicar.CDCFrontier_v2.0, whole genome shotgun sequence DNA encodes these proteins:
- the LOC101491680 gene encoding UDP-galactose transporter 1-like: MEDTFVSHWTLIRSLLSILQWWSFNVTVIIVNKWIFQKLDFKFPLSVSCVHFICSAIGGYVVIKVLKLKPLITVNPEDHLKRIFPMSFVFCINIVLGNVSLRYIPVSFMQTIKSFTPATTVVLQWLVWRKYFDWRIWASLIPIVGGILLTSVTEMSFNMFGFCAALLGCLATSTKTILAESLLHGYKFDSINTVYYMAPYATMILVLPALLLEGNGVLEWLNIHPYPWSALIIIFSSGVFAFCLNFSIFYVIHSTTAVTFNVAGNLKVAVAVLVSWLIFRNPISYLNAVGCAITLVGCTFYGYVRHMLSQQPPVPGTPRTPRTPRSKMELLPLVNDKLENKV, translated from the exons ATGGAAGATACCTTCGTTTCCCACTGGACCCTTATCAGATCTCTATTGTCTATCCTTCAATGGTGGTCTTTTAATGTCACCGTTATCATCGTCAATAAGTGGATCTTCCAG AAATTGGATTTCAAGTTTCCCCTATCAGTATCCTGTGTCCACTTTATCTGCTCAGCCATTGGAGGATATGTAGTAATTAAGGTGCTGAAGCTTAAACCACTGATAACTGTTAACCCTGAAGATCACTTGAAAAGAATCTTCCCAATGTCATTTGTGTTCTGTATTAACATAGTGCTGGGGAATGTGAGCCTACGATACATTCCAGTTTCTTTTATGCAGACAATAAAGTCATTCACACCTGCAACCACAG TTGTTTTGCAATGGCTAGTGTGGAGGAAGTATTTTGACTGGCGTATTTGGGCTTCTCTTATACCTATTGTTGGAGGGATTCTTCTTACATCTGTAACAGAGATGAGCTTTAATATGTTTGGATTTTGTGCCGCCTTACTGGGCTGTTTGGCTACATCTACAAAAACTATCCTTGCAGAATCTCTTCTGCACGGATACAAATTTGACAG CATAAACACGGTTTATTACATGGCACCTTATGCGACCATGATCTTGGTTCTTCCTGCATTGTTACTAGAAGGAAATGGAGTTCTTGAATGGCTAAATATTCATCCATATCCGTGGTCGGCCCTCATCATTATTTTTAGTTCCGGAGTGTTTGCTTTCTGTCTTAACTTCTCCATTTTTTATGTGATCCACTCCACCACTGCTGTAACATTTAACGTTGCTGGGAACCTTAAG GTTGCTGTTGCTGTCCTTGTATCTTGGCTGATATTTAGGAAcccaatttcatatttaaacGCTGTTGGGTGTGCCATAACTCTTGTGGGCTGTACATTCTATGGTTATGTTAGGCACATGCTCTCCCAACAGCCACCAGTTCCGGGAACTCCTCGGACTCCAAGAACCCCTCGGAGTAAGATGGAGTTGCTTCCACTTGTAAAtgataaattagaaaataaggTATAA
- the LOC101491361 gene encoding uncharacterized protein, protein MPTSSSFFRQLSSKEAWKSTSNRYNNNSFAVSRDSNLNQMEGFNINMYGNEESCGMMVRKRVMVVVDETSHSKHAMLWALTHVVNKGDLFTLLHIVSQQQGSESSSSSYLVNYLGSLCKDCKPEVEVEALVIQGPKLVTVMSQVKKLEVSVLVLGQKKPSSLLSFFCGSSSSCSSTEEFVQYCINNVECLTIGVRKRSQGNNGYLISTRWQKNFWLLA, encoded by the exons ATGCCAACTTCATCTTCATTTTTCAGACAGTTAAGTTCAAAGGAAGCTTGGAAATCAACTTCAAACAGATACAACAACAATAGTTTTGCTGTTTCCCGTGACTCAAATCTGAATCAAATGGAAGGTTTTAACATAAACATGTATGGTAATGAAGAGAGTTGTGGAATGATGGTTAGGAAAAGAGTGATGGTTGTTGTTGATGAAACTTCACATTCTAAGCATGCTATGTTGTGGGCACTTACACATGTTGTTAATAAGGGTGATTTGTTTACTTTGCTTCACATTGTTTCCCAACAACAGGGTTCTgaatcttcttcttcctcttatCTTGTTAACTATCTTGGCTCCCTTTGCAAAGATTGCAAACCAGAG GTGGAAGTGGAAGCACTTGTGATTCAAGGACCAAAACTGGTCACAGTGATGAGTCAGGTAAAGAAGTTGGAGGTCTCTGTCTTGGTACTTGGCCAAAAGAAGCCATCTTCTCTCTTAAGCTT TTTCTGTGGAAGCAGCAGTAGCTGCAGCAGCACAGAAGAGTTTGTGCAGTATTGTATCAATAATGTAGAATGCTTGACAATTGGAGTAAGGAAGAGAAGCCAAGGAAATAATGGCTACCTTATCAGCACCAGGTGGCAGAAGAACTTCTGGCTTTTGGCTTAG